One window of the Nicotiana tabacum cultivar K326 chromosome 4, ASM71507v2, whole genome shotgun sequence genome contains the following:
- the LOC107824023 gene encoding uncharacterized protein LOC107824023 isoform X1 — translation MDTEFQDWELLHPNSASDSVLPVNLPQNQEDTFVEETKGLIQPNYFSIDSHSTPTFAAFNGSEESDNPTWIDSGSERSEDRQFGEFDGKNDVGVFENSKLQVGSGGIGDISSENGKNLEVGVVEDSKLEVALGGIEDISSENGKNLEVAVVGNSKLEVGFGGIEDISSENGENEDIRSENEKNLGEFWSDTGGDGIGDVKFGDVEERSEACVEQKDENERVESQKRDEIEASKGGEEKRSLVWWKVPLELLKYCVFRVRPMWAFSVAAAVMGFVILGRRLYKMKKKTKSLELKVTVDDKKVSQFMSRAARLNEAFSVVKRVPVIRPQLPAPGVSPWPVVSLHRV, via the exons ATGGATACCGAATTTCAAGATTGGGAGTTGCTCCACCCCAACTCAGCTTCAGATTCCGTTCTCCCCGTTAACTTACCCCAAAACCAGGAGGATACTTTCGTCGAAGAAACCAAGGGTCTTATTCAACCCAATTATTTCTCCATAGATTCTCACAGTACTCCTACTTTTGCTGCTTTTAACGGTTCTGAGGAATCGGATAATCCGACCTGGATTGACTCTGGTAGTGAAAGGTCTGAGGATCGGCAATTTGGGGAATTTGACGGGAAAAATGATGTGGGTGTGTTTGAAAACTCGAAATTACAAGTGGGTTCTGGAGGAATTGGAGATATAAGTagtgaaaatgggaaaaatcTTGAGGTGGGTGTTGTGGAAGACTCGAAATTGGAAGTGGCTTTAGGAGGAATCGAAGATATAAGTagtgaaaatgggaaaaatcTTGAGGTGGCTGTTGTGGGAAACTCGAAATTGGAAGTGGGTTTTGGAGGAATCGAAGATATAAGTAGTGAAAATGGGGAAAATGAAGATATACGTAgtgaaaatgagaaaaatcttGGGGAATTTTGGTCTGATACTGGTGGAGATGGAATTGGTGATGTGAAATTTGGGGATGTTGAAGAGAGGTCAGAGGCTTGTGTAGAACAAAAGGACGAAAATGAGAGGGTTGAAAGTCAAAAGAGGGATGAAATTGAAGCAAGTAAAGGAGGAGAAGAGAAGAGGAGTTTGGTGTGGTGGAAGGTGCCATTGGAGCTTCTCAAGTATTGTGTGTTCAGGGTTAGGCCTATGTGGGCCTTCTCCGTAGCTGCTGCTGTTATGGGGTTTGTGATATTAGGTCGTAGACTGTacaagatgaagaagaagactaAGAGTTTGGAGCTCAAAGTTACTGTCGATGATAAG AAGGTATCTCAATTCATGAGCCGTGCTGCACGCCTTAATGAAGCATTTTCTGTTGTGAAGCGGGTTCCTGTGATTCGGCCGCAGCTGCCAGCACCTGGAGTTTCACCATGGCCTGTTGTGAGTTTGCATAGGGTGTAa
- the LOC107824023 gene encoding uncharacterized protein LOC107824023 isoform X2, with amino-acid sequence MDTEFQDWELLHPNSASDSVLPVNLPQNQEDTFVEETKGLIQPNYFSIDSHSTPTFAAFNGSEESDNPTWIDSGSERSEDRQFGEFDGKNDVGVFENSKLQVGSGGIGDISSENGKNLEVGVVEDSKLEVALGGIEDISSENGKNLEVAVVGNSKLEVGFGGIEDISSENGENEDIRSENEKNLGEFWSDTGGDGIGDVKFGDVEERSEACVEQKDENERVESQKRDEIEASKGGEEKRSLVWWKVPLELLKYCVFRVRPMWAFSVAAAVMGFVILGRRLYKMKKKTKSLELKVTVDDKVSQFMSRAARLNEAFSVVKRVPVIRPQLPAPGVSPWPVVSLHRV; translated from the exons ATGGATACCGAATTTCAAGATTGGGAGTTGCTCCACCCCAACTCAGCTTCAGATTCCGTTCTCCCCGTTAACTTACCCCAAAACCAGGAGGATACTTTCGTCGAAGAAACCAAGGGTCTTATTCAACCCAATTATTTCTCCATAGATTCTCACAGTACTCCTACTTTTGCTGCTTTTAACGGTTCTGAGGAATCGGATAATCCGACCTGGATTGACTCTGGTAGTGAAAGGTCTGAGGATCGGCAATTTGGGGAATTTGACGGGAAAAATGATGTGGGTGTGTTTGAAAACTCGAAATTACAAGTGGGTTCTGGAGGAATTGGAGATATAAGTagtgaaaatgggaaaaatcTTGAGGTGGGTGTTGTGGAAGACTCGAAATTGGAAGTGGCTTTAGGAGGAATCGAAGATATAAGTagtgaaaatgggaaaaatcTTGAGGTGGCTGTTGTGGGAAACTCGAAATTGGAAGTGGGTTTTGGAGGAATCGAAGATATAAGTAGTGAAAATGGGGAAAATGAAGATATACGTAgtgaaaatgagaaaaatcttGGGGAATTTTGGTCTGATACTGGTGGAGATGGAATTGGTGATGTGAAATTTGGGGATGTTGAAGAGAGGTCAGAGGCTTGTGTAGAACAAAAGGACGAAAATGAGAGGGTTGAAAGTCAAAAGAGGGATGAAATTGAAGCAAGTAAAGGAGGAGAAGAGAAGAGGAGTTTGGTGTGGTGGAAGGTGCCATTGGAGCTTCTCAAGTATTGTGTGTTCAGGGTTAGGCCTATGTGGGCCTTCTCCGTAGCTGCTGCTGTTATGGGGTTTGTGATATTAGGTCGTAGACTGTacaagatgaagaagaagactaAGAGTTTGGAGCTCAAAGTTACTGTCGATGATAAG GTATCTCAATTCATGAGCCGTGCTGCACGCCTTAATGAAGCATTTTCTGTTGTGAAGCGGGTTCCTGTGATTCGGCCGCAGCTGCCAGCACCTGGAGTTTCACCATGGCCTGTTGTGAGTTTGCATAGGGTGTAa